Proteins from a genomic interval of Channa argus isolate prfri chromosome 11, Channa argus male v1.0, whole genome shotgun sequence:
- the ercc6l2 gene encoding DNA excision repair protein ERCC-6-like 2 isoform X1, with amino-acid sequence MASTSADEKALWRDGDSCLAPNAKSGTLLEGTIQRLSTNFQNNETTAWVIFADHNKDAEKEEEAIPVSKLLRPSLNHFTQEKPFFPSIVTDPGLNIPLELSDVEGDRVPYTINRYLRDYQRDGIRFLFNNFICSRGCILGDDMGLGKTVQVIGFLAAVLQKTGTWEDIKNNRPQFLQSQMPSNQSKLTKVFLIVAPLSVLYNWKDELDTWGHFQVVVVHGLRKEEELARIKRGRTEIALTTYETLRLCLDQFNDINWSAVIVDEAHKIKNPNSQITQAMKELRCKIRIGLTGTILQNNLEELWCVMDWATPGCLGSLGNFKNKFSDPIEQGQRHNATKRDLATGRKTVRALVRKISHSFLRRTKALIKEQLPKKDDRVVYCSLTDFQQTLYQTVLDTEDVTLLLRSSEKCDCQSGHTRRNCCYKTNSEGVHMKGLYFSYLAILRKVANHAALLQSTTGTSKKQEKYVRTICQKVFQKFPDFVQRCKDEAFEALSDPVYSGKMKVLQKLFKYYMLKRDKVLLFSFSTKLLDVLESYCMAEGLDYSRLDGTTKSKERIQIVKEFNSSSHTNLCLVSTMAGGLGLNFVGANVVVLFDPTWNPANDLQAIDRAYRIGQCRDVTVLRLISLGTVEEVIYLRQVYKQQLQSSVVGKESARRYFEAVQGHGVHKGELFGIKNLFRLQTQGTCLTRQILEREGQVEAGVVTTSTHTVTQKKEEERKGASGPGDCSSTHEPVPNYETAKKDRDASENPGAVLDFSSGSEEDEERQGFKRRRSNPNALDGIREANAATGPGRMNLLQHGFSKLFEKANENPELSDGDSSPSVEFSPSDTEAKEQINVRKKDSNTSGISKTGNSAVCLPKLGTKTWNISSSSDRKKGSEYGGNKRVSLLKERGDVVKQTQGLNRWTYITADEDSNENSTKLDKKPVELNTTVSTVHRLEGYSDESEDFDLEETMWSKKVASDSHHKDKRRGRLDCNRKRRSASVRNKARSKYTENIEKFTSSDDELTPVKKGCRSTSPQKVRSPVDMLEEGRRPTTDKTARHAGMLNPVSFTSLKTQASPTSKRNQGTIDSVLGGLQEVVYTHSNQRVVGGSKAEELISKAAVRDVFERRMYSQLPANHLLGTQEQRLSLSPPESQPCPAIVRLKKPSVDHPVTFTSKRVDHTKYTTFITGETPQAICRQQLEEMAKKFNFPSVNDFAVEILKRDSSQRVAWLRQYYTSLDHPDLAKIVTKTFPQPDSAQYSSSSSTPSTSTKTAATKSHAETRTALNDVPKATKKPKYTPKNQQLQTKANKSRNPQNEVPESRKKQRVPQKNALDLLTDVSSPVSDDGGETACSARGHKRTKRGSVCSSGTYRAGGGLGVDRASSSGLGSGETAALLNRADRDTPSSRDVSHGRSTALSKPTAQGKQQEQKLSSRTNETFQGQSENFPPQQTPSACSSHSFLTDLIGDTSILDDLFKPKPREAQPKSTPKTAPIPSSLSVRACLSTPSQTRTTLNTHSGSTCHLDSPSSPSSHTSTHPANTQVQASKGSRKDFWDILNEGNEESINRLTDPEEVQRVCISTNILARSRSKEEESKSLWKTNENFLWKK; translated from the exons ATGGCTTCAACTTCTGCCGATGAAAAAG CACTGTGGCGTGACGGTGACAGTTGTCTGGCTCCTAACGCAAAAAGTGGCACGCTGCTGGAAGGCACCATACAAAGATTGAGCACCAACTTTCAGAATAATGAAACCACAGCATGGGTGATATTTGCAGACCACAACAAGGATgcagaaaaggaggaagaagcCATACCCGTATCAAAACTCTTGAGACCCAGCTTGAATCACTTCACCCaggaaaaacctttttttcccagCATTGTGACAGACCCCGGGCTAAATATCCCCTTAGAGCTGAGTGATGTCGAAGGAGACAGAGTCCCTTACACGATCAACAGGTACCTGAGGGATTACCAGAGAGATGGTATCAGGTTTCTTTTCAATAACTTCATCTGTTCCAGAGGTTGTATCTTAGGGGATGACATGGGCCTAGGAAAAACTGTACAG GTCATCGGTTTCCTTGCTGCTGTGTTGCAAAAAACGGGCACATGGGAGGACATCAAGAACAACAGGCCGCAGTTTCTGCAGAGTCAGATGCCTTCCAATCAAAGTAAACTCACTAAA GTGTTCCTCATTGTTGCCCCGCTGTCAGTTCTTTATAACTGGAAAGATGAACTGGACACATGGGGCCACTTCCAGGTTGTGGTGGTCCATGGGctgaggaaagaggaggagctggctCGCATCAAGAGGGGACGTACTGAGATTGCTCTCACCACCTACGAGACTCTGCGGCTTTGTCTGGATCAGTTTAATGA CATAAACTGGTCTGCTGTGATTGTGGATGAGGCCCACAAGATAAAAAATCCAAACTCTCAGATCACTCAGGCCATGAAGGAGCTGCGATGTAAG ATCAGAATTGGCCTCACTGGCACCATCTTACAGAACAATCTTGAAGAGCTGTGGTGCGTCATGGACTG ggccacacctggttgtCTTGGCAGCTTAGGTAATTTCAAGAACAAGTTTTCAGATCCGATTGAGCAAGGACAGAGGCACAATGCAACCAAACGTGACCTAGCTACAGGGAGAAAGACTGTCAGAGCCTTGGTGAGGAAGATTTCTCATTCTTTCCTGAGAAGGACCAAAGCTCTTATCAAAGAACAACTGCCTAAGAAGGATGACAGG GTGGTGTATTGTTCTCTGACAGACTTTCAACAGACTTTGTATCAGACTGTGTTGGACACCGAAGATGTGACATTACTGTTAAGGTCTTCAGAGAAATGTGACTGTCAAAGTGGACATACACGTAGAAACTGCTGTTATAAA aCAAACTCTGAAGGTGTCCACATGAAAGGGCTATACTTTAGTTACTTGGCCATTTTGAGGAAGGTTGCCAACCATGCGGCACTACTTCAGTCCACTACAGGAACCAGCAAGAAACAG GAAAAATATGTGAGGACCATTTGTCAGAAGGTATTCCAAAAATTTCCAGACTTTGTGCAGCGATGCAAAGATGAAGCATTTGAGGCCTTATCAGACCCAGTGTACAGTGGAAAAATGAAG GTTTTACAGAAGCTTTTCAAATATTATATGCTAAAGAGAGACAAAgtacttcttttttctttctcaaccAAG CTGTTAGATGTGCTGGAGAGCTACTGCATGGCAGAAGGCCTGGACTACAGCAGGTTGGACGGAACCACCAAATCCAAAGAGAGAATCCAGATTGTCAAAGAATTCAACAGCTCCTCTCACACCAACCTCTGCCTGGTTTCCACCAT GGCAGGTGGTCTTGGTCTAAACTTTGTAGGGGCCAATGTGGTAGTTCTATTTGATCCCACCTGGAACCCAGCAAATGACCTACAGGCTATTGACAG GGCATATCGTATTGGCCAGTGCAGAGATGTGACTGTTCTCAGGCTCATCTCATTGGGTACTGTAGAGGAGGTTATCTACCTCAGACAAGTTTACAAACAG CAATTGCAGAGCTCAGTTGTTGGCAAGGAGAGTGCCCGGCGGTATTTCGAAGCAGTGCAGGGGCATGGTGTCCATAAGGGAGAGTTGTTTGGAATCAAAAACCTCTTCAGGCTGCAGACCCAAGGGACATGTCTCACCCGCCAGATACTAGAG CGAGAAGGACAAGTGGAGGCCGGAGTAGTGACAACCAgtacacacactgtcacacagaaaaaagaggaggagaggaagggagCTAGC gGACCTGGAGATTGTTCATCTACACATGAGCCTGTACCAAACTATGAAACAGCCAAGAAAGACAGAGATGCATCAGAGAACCCCGGAGCGGTGCTGGACTTCAGCAGTGGaagtgaagaggatgaagagaggCAGGGGTTCAAGAGGAGACGCTCAAACCCTAATGCACTAGATGGCATCAGGGAGGCCAATGCTGCTACTGGTCCTGGTCGAATGAATCTCCTTCAACATGGTTTTTCCAAACTCTTCGAAAAGGCTAATGAAAACCCAGAGTTGAGTGATGGGGACAGCAGTCCAAGTGTAGAATTTAGCCCATCCGACACAGAAGCTAAGGAGCAAATAAATGTAAGAAAGAAGGATAGTAACACCTCTGGCATCtccaaaacaggaaacagtgcAGTTTGTCTTCCTAAATTGGGAACAAAAACCTGGAACATCTCCAGTagttcagacagaaaaaaaggaagtgaataTGGAGGAAATAAAAGGGTTTCTCTGCTGAAAGAGAGGGGTGATGTTGTAAAACAGACACAGGGCCTTAATAGGTGGACTTACATTACAGCAGATGAGGACAGCAATGAAAACTCGACAAAACTAGACAAAAAGCCTGTTGAACTCAACACCACAGTTTCCACAGTGCACCGCTTGGAAGGTTACTCTGATGAATCTGAGGACTTTGATTTAGAGGAAACCATGTGGTCCAAGAAGGTTGCATCAGATTCACACCATAAAGATAAAAGGAGAGGAAGACTTGACTGTAATAGAAAGAGGCGAAGTGCTAGTGTAAGGAACAAGGCCAGATCAAAATACACCGAAAACATAGAGAAATTCACATCTTCTGATGATGAACTCACTCCTGTTAAGAAAGGATGTCGCTCAACATCTCCCCAGAAAGTTAGATCCCCAGTAGACATGCTTGAAGAGGGGCGAAGACCAACGACAGACAAGACAGCGAGACATGCAGGGATGCTCAATCCGGTTTCATTTACCAGCCTGAAAACCCAGGCTTCCCCAACGTCCAAAAGAAATCAAGGAACCATTGACAGTGTGCTAG GGGGTTTACAAGAGGTGGTGTACACCCACTCTAACCAGCGTGTGGTGGGTGGGAGCAAAGCAGAAGAGCTGATCAGTAAAGCTGCTGTACGGGACGTGTTTGAACGCAGGATGTATTCTCAGCTCCCAGCCAATCACCTTCTTGGTACCCAGGAG CAGAGACTATCATTGAGTCCACCAGAGAGTCAGCCCTGCCCTGCCATTGTCAGGCTGAAGAAGCCAAGTGTGGATCATCCAGTCACCTTCACCAGCAAGAGGGTGGACCACACCAAATACACCACCTTTATCACGGGAGAGACCCCCCAGGCTATATGCAG gcagcagctggaggaaatggcaaaaaaattcAACTTTCCCTCAGTTAATGATTTTGCAGTAGAGATCCTGAAAAGAGACTCATCCCAGAGAGTGGCATGGCTGAGACAATATTACACCTCGCTGGACCACCCTGACCTAGCTAAGATAGTCACAAAAACCTTCCCACAACCTGATTCAGCACAAtactcctcctcttcatctacCCCCTCCACATCCACCAAAACAGCTGCCACAAAATCTCACGCAGAGACCAGAACCGCACTGAATGATGTTCCAAAGGCCACAAAAAAGCCTAAGTACACTCCAAAGAACCAGCAACTGCAAACTAAAGCAAACAAGTCTAGAAACCCACAAAATGAAGTTCCAGAGTCCAGGAAAAAGCAAAGGGTCCCGCAGAAGAATGCTCTAGACCTTCTTACGGATGTTTCAAGCCCTGTGTCAGACGATGGGGGGGAGACTGCCTGCAGTGCCAGAGGACACAAGAGGACAAAGAGGGGTAGTGTTTGTAGTTCTGGAACCTACAGAGCTGGTGGTGGTCTTGGTGTGGATCGAGCGAGTAGCAGTGGTCTGGGGTCTGGAGAGACAGCTGCTTTGCTGAACCGCGCAGACAGAGATACCCCTTCTTCTCGGGATGTCAGCCATGGCAGGTCCACTGCGTTATCCAAACCCACAGCTCAGGGAAAGCAGCAAGAGCAGAAATTGTCTTCCAGGACTAATGAAACCTTTCAAGGGCAGAGTGAAAATTTCCCTCCTCAACAGACCCCTTCTGCCTGCAGTAGTCACTCTTTTCTCACAGATCTGATAGGGGACACCTCAATCCTTGATGATTTGTTTAAACCCAAACCCAGGGAAGCACAACCCAAGAGCACCCCAAAAACAGCCCCTATCCCCTCCTCGTTGTCGGTGAGGGCATGTCTCTCCACACCATCTCAGACCAGAACCACTTTAAATACTCATTCTGGTTCAACATGCCACTTAGACTCCCCGTCCTCTCCAAGctcacacacaagtacacatcCGGCTAATACACAAGTTCAGGCCTCAAAGGGCAGTCGCAAAGACTTTTGGGACATCCTGAATGAGGGTAATGAAGAGAGCATCAACAGGTTAACCGACCCAGAGGAAGTTCAGAGAGTTTGCATCAGCACAAATATTTTAGCTAGAAGTAGGTCTAAAGAGGAGGAGAGTAAGAGTCTGTGGAAGACTAATGAGAACTTCCtttggaagaaataa
- the ercc6l2 gene encoding DNA excision repair protein ERCC-6-like 2 isoform X4, with product MPSNQSKLTKVFLIVAPLSVLYNWKDELDTWGHFQVVVVHGLRKEEELARIKRGRTEIALTTYETLRLCLDQFNDINWSAVIVDEAHKIKNPNSQITQAMKELRCKIRIGLTGTILQNNLEELWCVMDWATPGCLGSLGNFKNKFSDPIEQGQRHNATKRDLATGRKTVRALVRKISHSFLRRTKALIKEQLPKKDDRVVYCSLTDFQQTLYQTVLDTEDVTLLLRSSEKCDCQSGHTRRNCCYKTNSEGVHMKGLYFSYLAILRKVANHAALLQSTTGTSKKQEKYVRTICQKVFQKFPDFVQRCKDEAFEALSDPVYSGKMKVLQKLFKYYMLKRDKVLLFSFSTKLLDVLESYCMAEGLDYSRLDGTTKSKERIQIVKEFNSSSHTNLCLVSTMAGGLGLNFVGANVVVLFDPTWNPANDLQAIDRAYRIGQCRDVTVLRLISLGTVEEVIYLRQVYKQQLQSSVVGKESARRYFEAVQGHGVHKGELFGIKNLFRLQTQGTCLTRQILEREGQVEAGVVTTSTHTVTQKKEEERKGASGPGDCSSTHEPVPNYETAKKDRDASENPGAVLDFSSGSEEDEERQGFKRRRSNPNALDGIREANAATGPGRMNLLQHGFSKLFEKANENPELSDGDSSPSVEFSPSDTEAKEQINVRKKDSNTSGISKTGNSAVCLPKLGTKTWNISSSSDRKKGSEYGGNKRVSLLKERGDVVKQTQGLNRWTYITADEDSNENSTKLDKKPVELNTTVSTVHRLEGYSDESEDFDLEETMWSKKVASDSHHKDKRRGRLDCNRKRRSASVRNKARSKYTENIEKFTSSDDELTPVKKGCRSTSPQKVRSPVDMLEEGRRPTTDKTARHAGMLNPVSFTSLKTQASPTSKRNQGTIDSVLGGLQEVVYTHSNQRVVGGSKAEELISKAAVRDVFERRMYSQLPANHLLGTQEQRLSLSPPESQPCPAIVRLKKPSVDHPVTFTSKRVDHTKYTTFITGETPQAICRQQLEEMAKKFNFPSVNDFAVEILKRDSSQRVAWLRQYYTSLDHPDLAKIVTKTFPQPDSAQYSSSSSTPSTSTKTAATKSHAETRTALNDVPKATKKPKYTPKNQQLQTKANKSRNPQNEVPESRKKQRVPQKNALDLLTDVSSPVSDDGGETACSARGHKRTKRGSVCSSGTYRAGGGLGVDRASSSGLGSGETAALLNRADRDTPSSRDVSHGRSTALSKPTAQGKQQEQKLSSRTNETFQGQSENFPPQQTPSACSSHSFLTDLIGDTSILDDLFKPKPREAQPKSTPKTAPIPSSLSVRACLSTPSQTRTTLNTHSGSTCHLDSPSSPSSHTSTHPANTQVQASKGSRKDFWDILNEGNEESINRLTDPEEVQRVCISTNILARSRSKEEESKSLWKTNENFLWKK from the exons ATGCCTTCCAATCAAAGTAAACTCACTAAA GTGTTCCTCATTGTTGCCCCGCTGTCAGTTCTTTATAACTGGAAAGATGAACTGGACACATGGGGCCACTTCCAGGTTGTGGTGGTCCATGGGctgaggaaagaggaggagctggctCGCATCAAGAGGGGACGTACTGAGATTGCTCTCACCACCTACGAGACTCTGCGGCTTTGTCTGGATCAGTTTAATGA CATAAACTGGTCTGCTGTGATTGTGGATGAGGCCCACAAGATAAAAAATCCAAACTCTCAGATCACTCAGGCCATGAAGGAGCTGCGATGTAAG ATCAGAATTGGCCTCACTGGCACCATCTTACAGAACAATCTTGAAGAGCTGTGGTGCGTCATGGACTG ggccacacctggttgtCTTGGCAGCTTAGGTAATTTCAAGAACAAGTTTTCAGATCCGATTGAGCAAGGACAGAGGCACAATGCAACCAAACGTGACCTAGCTACAGGGAGAAAGACTGTCAGAGCCTTGGTGAGGAAGATTTCTCATTCTTTCCTGAGAAGGACCAAAGCTCTTATCAAAGAACAACTGCCTAAGAAGGATGACAGG GTGGTGTATTGTTCTCTGACAGACTTTCAACAGACTTTGTATCAGACTGTGTTGGACACCGAAGATGTGACATTACTGTTAAGGTCTTCAGAGAAATGTGACTGTCAAAGTGGACATACACGTAGAAACTGCTGTTATAAA aCAAACTCTGAAGGTGTCCACATGAAAGGGCTATACTTTAGTTACTTGGCCATTTTGAGGAAGGTTGCCAACCATGCGGCACTACTTCAGTCCACTACAGGAACCAGCAAGAAACAG GAAAAATATGTGAGGACCATTTGTCAGAAGGTATTCCAAAAATTTCCAGACTTTGTGCAGCGATGCAAAGATGAAGCATTTGAGGCCTTATCAGACCCAGTGTACAGTGGAAAAATGAAG GTTTTACAGAAGCTTTTCAAATATTATATGCTAAAGAGAGACAAAgtacttcttttttctttctcaaccAAG CTGTTAGATGTGCTGGAGAGCTACTGCATGGCAGAAGGCCTGGACTACAGCAGGTTGGACGGAACCACCAAATCCAAAGAGAGAATCCAGATTGTCAAAGAATTCAACAGCTCCTCTCACACCAACCTCTGCCTGGTTTCCACCAT GGCAGGTGGTCTTGGTCTAAACTTTGTAGGGGCCAATGTGGTAGTTCTATTTGATCCCACCTGGAACCCAGCAAATGACCTACAGGCTATTGACAG GGCATATCGTATTGGCCAGTGCAGAGATGTGACTGTTCTCAGGCTCATCTCATTGGGTACTGTAGAGGAGGTTATCTACCTCAGACAAGTTTACAAACAG CAATTGCAGAGCTCAGTTGTTGGCAAGGAGAGTGCCCGGCGGTATTTCGAAGCAGTGCAGGGGCATGGTGTCCATAAGGGAGAGTTGTTTGGAATCAAAAACCTCTTCAGGCTGCAGACCCAAGGGACATGTCTCACCCGCCAGATACTAGAG CGAGAAGGACAAGTGGAGGCCGGAGTAGTGACAACCAgtacacacactgtcacacagaaaaaagaggaggagaggaagggagCTAGC gGACCTGGAGATTGTTCATCTACACATGAGCCTGTACCAAACTATGAAACAGCCAAGAAAGACAGAGATGCATCAGAGAACCCCGGAGCGGTGCTGGACTTCAGCAGTGGaagtgaagaggatgaagagaggCAGGGGTTCAAGAGGAGACGCTCAAACCCTAATGCACTAGATGGCATCAGGGAGGCCAATGCTGCTACTGGTCCTGGTCGAATGAATCTCCTTCAACATGGTTTTTCCAAACTCTTCGAAAAGGCTAATGAAAACCCAGAGTTGAGTGATGGGGACAGCAGTCCAAGTGTAGAATTTAGCCCATCCGACACAGAAGCTAAGGAGCAAATAAATGTAAGAAAGAAGGATAGTAACACCTCTGGCATCtccaaaacaggaaacagtgcAGTTTGTCTTCCTAAATTGGGAACAAAAACCTGGAACATCTCCAGTagttcagacagaaaaaaaggaagtgaataTGGAGGAAATAAAAGGGTTTCTCTGCTGAAAGAGAGGGGTGATGTTGTAAAACAGACACAGGGCCTTAATAGGTGGACTTACATTACAGCAGATGAGGACAGCAATGAAAACTCGACAAAACTAGACAAAAAGCCTGTTGAACTCAACACCACAGTTTCCACAGTGCACCGCTTGGAAGGTTACTCTGATGAATCTGAGGACTTTGATTTAGAGGAAACCATGTGGTCCAAGAAGGTTGCATCAGATTCACACCATAAAGATAAAAGGAGAGGAAGACTTGACTGTAATAGAAAGAGGCGAAGTGCTAGTGTAAGGAACAAGGCCAGATCAAAATACACCGAAAACATAGAGAAATTCACATCTTCTGATGATGAACTCACTCCTGTTAAGAAAGGATGTCGCTCAACATCTCCCCAGAAAGTTAGATCCCCAGTAGACATGCTTGAAGAGGGGCGAAGACCAACGACAGACAAGACAGCGAGACATGCAGGGATGCTCAATCCGGTTTCATTTACCAGCCTGAAAACCCAGGCTTCCCCAACGTCCAAAAGAAATCAAGGAACCATTGACAGTGTGCTAG GGGGTTTACAAGAGGTGGTGTACACCCACTCTAACCAGCGTGTGGTGGGTGGGAGCAAAGCAGAAGAGCTGATCAGTAAAGCTGCTGTACGGGACGTGTTTGAACGCAGGATGTATTCTCAGCTCCCAGCCAATCACCTTCTTGGTACCCAGGAG CAGAGACTATCATTGAGTCCACCAGAGAGTCAGCCCTGCCCTGCCATTGTCAGGCTGAAGAAGCCAAGTGTGGATCATCCAGTCACCTTCACCAGCAAGAGGGTGGACCACACCAAATACACCACCTTTATCACGGGAGAGACCCCCCAGGCTATATGCAG gcagcagctggaggaaatggcaaaaaaattcAACTTTCCCTCAGTTAATGATTTTGCAGTAGAGATCCTGAAAAGAGACTCATCCCAGAGAGTGGCATGGCTGAGACAATATTACACCTCGCTGGACCACCCTGACCTAGCTAAGATAGTCACAAAAACCTTCCCACAACCTGATTCAGCACAAtactcctcctcttcatctacCCCCTCCACATCCACCAAAACAGCTGCCACAAAATCTCACGCAGAGACCAGAACCGCACTGAATGATGTTCCAAAGGCCACAAAAAAGCCTAAGTACACTCCAAAGAACCAGCAACTGCAAACTAAAGCAAACAAGTCTAGAAACCCACAAAATGAAGTTCCAGAGTCCAGGAAAAAGCAAAGGGTCCCGCAGAAGAATGCTCTAGACCTTCTTACGGATGTTTCAAGCCCTGTGTCAGACGATGGGGGGGAGACTGCCTGCAGTGCCAGAGGACACAAGAGGACAAAGAGGGGTAGTGTTTGTAGTTCTGGAACCTACAGAGCTGGTGGTGGTCTTGGTGTGGATCGAGCGAGTAGCAGTGGTCTGGGGTCTGGAGAGACAGCTGCTTTGCTGAACCGCGCAGACAGAGATACCCCTTCTTCTCGGGATGTCAGCCATGGCAGGTCCACTGCGTTATCCAAACCCACAGCTCAGGGAAAGCAGCAAGAGCAGAAATTGTCTTCCAGGACTAATGAAACCTTTCAAGGGCAGAGTGAAAATTTCCCTCCTCAACAGACCCCTTCTGCCTGCAGTAGTCACTCTTTTCTCACAGATCTGATAGGGGACACCTCAATCCTTGATGATTTGTTTAAACCCAAACCCAGGGAAGCACAACCCAAGAGCACCCCAAAAACAGCCCCTATCCCCTCCTCGTTGTCGGTGAGGGCATGTCTCTCCACACCATCTCAGACCAGAACCACTTTAAATACTCATTCTGGTTCAACATGCCACTTAGACTCCCCGTCCTCTCCAAGctcacacacaagtacacatcCGGCTAATACACAAGTTCAGGCCTCAAAGGGCAGTCGCAAAGACTTTTGGGACATCCTGAATGAGGGTAATGAAGAGAGCATCAACAGGTTAACCGACCCAGAGGAAGTTCAGAGAGTTTGCATCAGCACAAATATTTTAGCTAGAAGTAGGTCTAAAGAGGAGGAGAGTAAGAGTCTGTGGAAGACTAATGAGAACTTCCtttggaagaaataa